Proteins from a genomic interval of Streptomyces sp. NBC_01445:
- a CDS encoding MMPL family transporter codes for MGGVPTKRRRAAVPWTLLGLWIVVLAIAGPFAGKLSDVQHDRAVDYLPASADSTQVAKIQDELPGGESTELVLVYHRDGGLTAADRTTAAAQVARIERGFDLTAVPKGVPSRDGATLMYPVASTTPGHDEKARDAFVNDVRDIAHDTGGLSVDTGGAGALATDASEVYGSLDGPLLYTTVAVVAILLVLIYRSPFLWLVPLVVAGVADFLSMGVAYGLHQAFGTTVSGQSSGVMTILVFGAGTDYALLLVSRYREELRRIERPHDAMRAALRGCGPAVLASSGTVAVGLFCLLAADLNSSRGMGPLGAVGVLCALVAMLTLLPAVLVLLGRRVFWPLVPAYGSTPKARRSLFAAMGSSAGRRPLTVLASGALLLGALALGVFSLPGSLKQEDTFTDKPDSVVAMQTLAAAYPERGTQPISVITPTGRAGETLATARDVPGVAAAEQVRSGHGWTEISVTASSPPQSTGETTTIETLRDRLDGKGSYVGGQSAQQLDLRDTNSRDRTVVVPIVLAAVLLILVVLLRSLVAPLILLAAVVAVWGASLGIAGLVFGPLFGFQGTDPGLGLLTFVFLVALGVDYGIFLMHRMREESLAGAEPGAAALTALRTTGGVIASAGLVLAATFSVLTNMPLVSLVEMGFVIAVGVLLDTFLVRTYLVTSASMALGRAVWWPGPLSRKPQPLPPAQEPERTLAPTP; via the coding sequence ATGGGGGGCGTACCGACAAAGAGGCGCCGGGCAGCCGTGCCCTGGACGCTGCTCGGCCTGTGGATCGTCGTGCTCGCGATCGCCGGGCCCTTCGCCGGCAAGCTGAGCGACGTCCAGCACGACCGGGCCGTCGACTATCTGCCGGCGAGCGCCGACTCCACGCAGGTGGCGAAGATCCAGGACGAGCTGCCGGGCGGCGAGAGCACCGAACTCGTCCTCGTCTACCACCGCGACGGCGGGCTCACCGCGGCCGACCGCACCACGGCCGCCGCCCAAGTCGCCCGCATCGAACGGGGCTTCGACCTCACCGCCGTCCCGAAGGGCGTACCGTCCCGCGACGGCGCCACCCTCATGTACCCGGTCGCCAGCACCACACCGGGACACGACGAGAAGGCCCGCGACGCCTTCGTCAACGATGTGCGCGACATCGCCCACGACACCGGCGGCCTGAGCGTCGACACCGGCGGAGCAGGAGCGCTCGCCACCGACGCGAGCGAGGTCTACGGCTCGCTCGACGGCCCCCTGCTCTACACGACCGTCGCCGTCGTCGCGATCCTGCTCGTCCTCATCTACCGCAGCCCCTTCCTGTGGCTCGTGCCACTCGTCGTCGCCGGCGTCGCCGACTTCCTGTCGATGGGCGTCGCCTACGGACTCCACCAGGCGTTCGGCACCACCGTCAGCGGCCAGAGCTCCGGCGTGATGACGATCCTCGTCTTCGGCGCGGGCACCGACTACGCGCTGCTCCTCGTCTCCCGCTACAGGGAGGAACTGCGCCGCATCGAGCGGCCCCACGACGCGATGCGCGCCGCACTGCGCGGCTGCGGCCCCGCCGTCCTCGCCTCGTCGGGGACCGTCGCCGTCGGCCTGTTCTGTCTGCTCGCCGCCGACCTCAACAGCAGCCGCGGCATGGGACCGCTCGGCGCCGTGGGCGTCCTGTGCGCGCTCGTCGCCATGCTGACGCTGCTGCCCGCCGTCCTCGTCCTGCTCGGAAGGCGCGTGTTCTGGCCGCTCGTCCCGGCGTACGGCTCCACGCCCAAGGCCCGCAGGTCCCTGTTCGCGGCGATGGGCAGTTCGGCCGGGCGCAGGCCGCTGACCGTCCTCGCCTCCGGCGCCCTGCTCCTCGGGGCGCTCGCGCTCGGCGTGTTCAGCCTGCCCGGCAGCCTCAAACAGGAGGACACCTTCACCGACAAGCCGGACTCCGTCGTCGCGATGCAGACCCTGGCCGCCGCGTACCCCGAGCGCGGCACCCAGCCCATCAGCGTGATCACCCCGACGGGCCGCGCCGGCGAGACGCTCGCCACCGCGCGCGACGTGCCCGGGGTCGCCGCCGCCGAGCAGGTGCGCAGCGGACACGGCTGGACGGAGATCTCCGTCACCGCCTCCTCCCCGCCCCAGTCCACGGGCGAGACGACCACCATCGAGACCCTGCGCGACCGGCTCGACGGCAAGGGCTCGTACGTCGGCGGACAGAGCGCCCAGCAGCTCGACCTGAGGGACACCAACTCCCGTGACCGCACGGTCGTCGTGCCGATCGTCCTGGCCGCCGTCCTGCTGATCCTCGTCGTGCTGCTGCGCAGCCTCGTCGCGCCGCTGATCCTGCTCGCCGCGGTCGTCGCCGTGTGGGGTGCCTCGCTCGGCATCGCCGGACTCGTCTTCGGGCCGCTGTTCGGCTTCCAGGGCACCGACCCCGGACTCGGCCTGCTGACCTTCGTGTTCCTCGTCGCCCTCGGCGTCGACTACGGAATCTTCCTGATGCACCGCATGCGCGAGGAGTCCCTCGCGGGCGCCGAACCGGGAGCCGCCGCGCTGACCGCGCTGCGCACCACGGGAGGGGTGATCGCGTCGGCCGGACTCGTCCTCGCCGCGACGTTCTCGGTCCTCACCAACATGCCGCTGGTGTCGCTCGTCGAGATGGGCTTCGTCATCGCGGTCGGCGTGCTCCTGGACACGTTCCTCGTCCGTACGTACCTGGTGACGTCGGCGAGCATGGCACTCGGCCGTGCGGTGTGGTGGCCCGGGCCGCTGTCCAGGAAGCCGCAGCCCCTGCCACCGGCCCAGGAACCGGAGCGCACCCTGGCGCCCACACCCTGA
- a CDS encoding sensor histidine kinase, with product MDVKHILVPGLGRRDVSAARTLREDTLLAAAAAVAAVVIALTTSGNGRHPDALGWALLLAAHIPSAFRRRAPLRAFLGLVVCVAPYHALDYNHTAPMIVSMTALYTIAATGRTLRTLFLGAGVLGIMLGVKFAEGMTEGKEALRISGWIVAFLLVGVIVRVHRQYVASVVERAERAERTREEEARRRVAEERLRVARDLHDLLAHSITLVGVQTSVAAHVLQADPDRLDRAAVARALDDIAETCRTARGELRATLEVLRAGSDDSRGPLPGLDGLPDLAEAARTAGATVDLSVENMEAPPAVGAAAYRIVQEALTNAVRHGGPGLTVRVGIRSRGDALHLRVADDGAPPHPPGPEPDRPPGFGLLGMRERARSVGGTLDAGPRAQGGFEVAAVLPTGGHP from the coding sequence GTGGACGTCAAACACATCCTGGTCCCGGGCCTCGGCCGGCGCGACGTCAGCGCCGCCCGGACCCTGCGCGAGGACACGCTCCTGGCCGCCGCCGCGGCGGTCGCCGCCGTCGTGATCGCCCTGACGACGAGCGGCAACGGCCGTCACCCCGACGCGCTCGGCTGGGCCCTGCTCCTGGCCGCGCACATCCCGTCGGCGTTCCGGCGGCGGGCGCCGCTGCGGGCGTTCCTCGGCCTCGTCGTCTGCGTCGCCCCGTACCACGCGCTCGACTACAACCACACCGCGCCGATGATCGTCTCCATGACCGCCCTCTACACGATCGCCGCTACAGGCCGCACTCTGCGCACCCTGTTCCTCGGCGCCGGCGTCCTCGGCATCATGCTCGGCGTCAAGTTCGCGGAGGGCATGACCGAGGGCAAGGAGGCGCTGCGGATCTCCGGCTGGATCGTCGCGTTCCTCCTGGTCGGCGTCATCGTCCGCGTCCACCGCCAGTACGTCGCCTCGGTCGTGGAGCGCGCCGAGCGGGCCGAACGGACCCGTGAGGAGGAGGCGCGGCGCCGGGTCGCGGAGGAGCGGCTGCGCGTCGCCCGCGACCTGCACGACCTGCTCGCCCACAGCATCACCCTCGTCGGCGTTCAGACGTCGGTGGCCGCCCACGTCCTGCAGGCCGACCCGGACCGCCTGGACCGCGCCGCCGTGGCCAGGGCGCTCGACGACATCGCCGAGACCTGCCGCACCGCACGCGGCGAACTGCGCGCCACCCTCGAAGTGCTGCGCGCCGGCTCCGACGACAGCCGCGGCCCGCTCCCCGGGCTCGACGGGCTGCCCGACCTTGCCGAGGCCGCCCGCACCGCCGGAGCCACCGTCGACCTGTCCGTCGAGAACATGGAGGCACCGCCCGCCGTGGGCGCCGCGGCCTACCGCATCGTCCAGGAGGCCCTCACGAACGCCGTCCGGCACGGCGGCCCAGGACTCACCGTCCGCGTCGGCATCCGCAGCCGGGGCGACGCCCTCCATCTGCGCGTCGCGGACGACGGCGCACCCCCGCACCCGCCCGGCCCCGAACCCGACCGGCCCCCGGGCTTCGGCCTGCTCGGCATGCGCGAGCGGGCCCGCAGCGTCGGCGGCACCCTCGACGCCGGGCCGCGCGCCCAGGGCGGATTCGAAGTCGCGGCGGTCCTGCCGACCGGGGGACACCCGTGA
- a CDS encoding response regulator, translating to MLVESAPDMEVVGQAGTGREAVEQARTRRADLIVMDIRMPDLDGIEATRLLAADEDLAGVKVLMLTTYDTDEHVVEALRAGASGFLVKDTKPAELLDAIRTVAAGESLLSPGPTARLIARVLRAPAEPGPVPPGLAALTGRERQVLTLVARGLTNTEAADVLGLSPLTVKTHVSRIMGKLGARDRAQLVIVAYESGLVEPGGA from the coding sequence ATGCTCGTCGAGTCCGCGCCCGACATGGAGGTCGTCGGCCAGGCCGGCACCGGCCGCGAGGCCGTGGAACAGGCCCGCACACGCCGCGCCGACCTGATCGTCATGGACATCCGCATGCCCGACCTCGACGGCATCGAGGCGACCCGCCTCCTCGCCGCCGACGAGGACCTCGCGGGCGTCAAGGTCCTGATGCTGACGACGTACGACACCGACGAACACGTCGTCGAGGCGCTGCGGGCGGGCGCGTCCGGATTCCTCGTCAAGGACACCAAGCCCGCCGAACTCCTCGACGCCATCCGCACCGTCGCCGCCGGCGAGTCCCTGCTCTCGCCCGGCCCCACGGCCCGCCTGATCGCCCGCGTCCTGCGCGCCCCGGCCGAGCCCGGCCCCGTCCCGCCCGGCCTCGCCGCGCTCACCGGCCGCGAGCGCCAGGTCCTGACCCTCGTGGCGCGCGGCCTCACCAACACGGAGGCCGCCGACGTCCTCGGCCTCAGCCCTCTCACGGTGAAGACGCACGTGAGCCGCATCATGGGCAAGCTGGGCGCGCGCGACAGGGCCCAACTCGTCATCGTGGCCTACGAGTCGGGCCTGGTCGAGCCGGGCGGCGCCTGA
- a CDS encoding TerB family tellurite resistance protein: MARAGARPLSGLIGVRTAWTTVGDGEFFCPGCGGDRNYRRRTGRRRFVLLGIPLVPRGATGPVVECAACEDRFAADVLDHPTTHRFSAMLRDAVHTVVLAVLSAGGVSSRTALETAVATLRGAGFDDCTDVQLAALVEALLTDAGRVPEHCGPGAGLAIELHEALDPLAPHLAPAGRESILLQGARIALADGPYTPAERDVLSTAGAALTMCTDEVSQLLEAARTPS, translated from the coding sequence GTGGCACGTGCCGGGGCCCGCCCCCTGTCGGGCCTCATCGGCGTCCGCACCGCGTGGACCACCGTCGGCGACGGCGAGTTCTTCTGTCCCGGCTGCGGCGGCGACCGCAACTACCGCCGCCGCACGGGCCGTCGCCGCTTCGTGCTCCTCGGCATCCCGCTCGTCCCGCGCGGCGCCACCGGCCCCGTCGTCGAATGCGCCGCCTGCGAGGACCGGTTCGCCGCCGACGTCCTCGACCACCCCACCACGCACCGCTTTTCCGCGATGCTCCGCGACGCCGTCCACACCGTCGTCCTCGCGGTCCTCTCCGCGGGCGGAGTCTCCTCCCGTACGGCCCTCGAGACCGCTGTCGCGACGCTGCGCGGCGCCGGGTTCGACGACTGCACGGACGTCCAGCTCGCCGCGCTCGTCGAGGCGTTGCTCACCGACGCGGGCCGCGTCCCCGAACACTGCGGGCCCGGCGCCGGACTCGCCATCGAACTCCACGAGGCCCTCGACCCGCTCGCCCCGCACCTCGCCCCCGCCGGACGCGAGTCGATCCTCCTCCAGGGCGCCAGAATCGCGCTCGCCGACGGGCCCTACACGCCCGCCGAACGCGACGTACTCAGCACCGCGGGCGCCGCGCTCACCATGTGCACCGACGAGGTGTCGCAGCTCCTGGAAGCCGCCCGCACCCCGTCGTGA
- the leuA gene encoding 2-isopropylmalate synthase, translating into MSNFQRPTSMPVHKYGQYEQVDIPDRTWPGKRVTVAPRWLSTDLRDGNQALIDPMSPARKREMFDLLVRMGYKEIEVGFPASGETDFAFVRSIIEEGAIPDDVTISVLTQAREELIERTVESLKGAKRATVHLYNATAPTFREIVFRGTKEQIKQIAIDGTQHVMDYAEKILGPETTFGYQYSPEIFTDTELDFALEVCEAVMEVYKPGPGREIILNLPATVERSTPSTHADRFEWMHRNLSNREYVCLSVHPHNDRGTAVAAAELALMAGADRIEGCLFGQGERTGNVDLVTLGMNLFSQGVDPQIDFSDIDEIRRTAEYCNQMEVHPRHPYAGDLVYTSFSGSHQDAIKKGFEAMDARAAAAGKSVDDIEWAVPYLPIDPKDVGRSYEAVIRVNSQSGKGGIAYVLKNDHKLDLPRRMQIEFSKIIQAKTDAEGGEVTPKEIWSVFQDEYLPHAENPWGRIQVKAGQSTTDTDGVDTLTVSADVDGEATVLTGTGNGPISAFFDALQAVGIDARLLDYQEHTMSEGASAQAASYIECAIGDKVLWGIGIDANTTRASLKAVVSAVNRSAR; encoded by the coding sequence ATGTCGAATTTCCAGCGCCCCACTTCCATGCCGGTCCACAAGTACGGACAGTACGAGCAGGTCGACATCCCCGACCGCACGTGGCCCGGCAAGCGCGTCACCGTCGCCCCCCGCTGGCTCTCCACCGACCTGCGCGACGGCAACCAGGCGCTGATCGACCCGATGTCCCCGGCTCGCAAGCGCGAGATGTTCGACCTCCTGGTCCGCATGGGCTACAAGGAGATCGAGGTCGGCTTCCCCGCCTCCGGCGAGACCGACTTCGCGTTCGTACGGTCGATCATCGAAGAGGGCGCGATCCCGGACGACGTGACGATCTCCGTGCTGACGCAGGCGCGCGAGGAGCTCATCGAGCGCACGGTCGAGTCCCTGAAGGGCGCCAAGCGCGCCACGGTGCACCTGTACAACGCGACCGCGCCGACCTTCCGCGAGATCGTCTTCCGCGGGACCAAGGAACAGATCAAGCAGATCGCCATCGACGGCACGCAGCACGTCATGGACTACGCGGAGAAGATCCTCGGCCCGGAGACGACCTTCGGATACCAGTACAGCCCGGAGATCTTCACCGACACCGAGCTGGACTTCGCCCTGGAGGTCTGCGAGGCGGTCATGGAGGTCTACAAGCCGGGCCCCGGCCGCGAGATCATCCTCAACCTGCCCGCCACGGTGGAGCGTTCGACCCCCTCCACGCACGCGGACCGCTTCGAGTGGATGCACCGCAACCTGTCGAACCGTGAGTACGTCTGCCTGTCCGTGCACCCGCACAACGACCGCGGCACGGCCGTCGCCGCCGCCGAGCTGGCCCTGATGGCCGGCGCCGACCGCATCGAGGGCTGCCTGTTCGGCCAGGGCGAGCGCACCGGCAACGTCGACCTGGTCACGCTGGGCATGAACCTGTTCTCGCAGGGTGTCGACCCGCAGATCGACTTCTCCGACATCGACGAGATCCGCCGCACCGCCGAGTACTGCAACCAGATGGAGGTCCACCCGCGCCATCCCTACGCGGGCGACCTGGTCTACACGTCCTTCTCCGGCTCCCACCAGGACGCCATCAAGAAGGGCTTCGAGGCGATGGACGCGCGGGCCGCGGCCGCGGGCAAGTCCGTCGACGACATCGAGTGGGCGGTCCCGTACCTGCCCATCGACCCGAAGGACGTCGGCCGCTCCTACGAGGCCGTCATCCGCGTCAACTCGCAGTCCGGCAAGGGCGGTATCGCGTACGTCCTGAAGAACGACCACAAGCTGGACCTGCCGCGCCGCATGCAGATCGAGTTCTCGAAGATCATCCAGGCGAAGACGGACGCCGAGGGCGGCGAGGTCACGCCGAAGGAGATCTGGTCGGTCTTCCAGGACGAGTACCTGCCCCACGCCGAGAACCCCTGGGGCCGCATCCAGGTCAAGGCCGGGCAGAGCACGACCGACACGGACGGCGTCGACACGCTGACCGTCTCGGCCGACGTCGACGGTGAGGCCACCGTCCTGACCGGTACGGGCAACGGCCCGATCTCCGCGTTCTTCGACGCCCTGCAGGCCGTCGGCATCGACGCCCGCCTGCTGGACTACCAGGAGCACACGATGAGCGAGGGCGCCTCCGCGCAGGCCGCCTCGTACATCGAGTGCGCGATCGGCGACAAGGTCCTGTGGGGCATCGGCATCGACGCGAATACGACACGCGCGTCCCTGAAGGCCGTGGTCTCCGCGGTCAACCGCTCCGCACGCTGA